A genomic region of Catalinimonas niigatensis contains the following coding sequences:
- a CDS encoding Uma2 family endonuclease — protein sequence MESFAIKLPDRVKMTEDEFYAFCQENDHVRMEKTSQGEIIIMAPTGGNTGRVNKNILFELESWNRDMGMGETFDSSTGFMLPNGAVRSPDASWIVRSRWEVLSEDEKKKFPPLCPDFVVELMSESDALMPAQQKMEEWMNNGCRLAWLIQPSEEKVFIYKKGQALKEIKSYSQSLSGEDVLPGFTFDLSWIQK from the coding sequence ATGGAATCTTTTGCAATAAAATTACCGGACAGAGTCAAGATGACAGAAGATGAATTTTATGCTTTCTGTCAGGAAAATGATCATGTACGGATGGAAAAAACCAGTCAGGGAGAAATTATCATTATGGCACCTACCGGAGGAAATACAGGGAGAGTTAATAAGAATATCCTTTTTGAGCTTGAGTCATGGAATCGAGATATGGGAATGGGTGAGACATTTGACTCATCTACAGGATTTATGTTACCCAATGGGGCAGTTCGTTCTCCTGATGCTTCCTGGATTGTCCGTTCTCGTTGGGAGGTTTTATCTGAAGATGAGAAAAAGAAATTTCCTCCCCTCTGTCCTGACTTTGTAGTAGAACTAATGTCTGAATCGGATGCATTGATGCCGGCGCAGCAGAAGATGGAAGAGTGGATGAACAATGGTTGCCGCCTGGCCTGGTTGATCCAGCCTTCAGAGGAAAAAGTTTTTATATACAAGAAGGGGCAAGCCCTCAAAGAAATCAAAAGCTATAGCCAAAGCCTTTCAGGAGAAGATGTGTTGCCGGGTTTTACTTTTGATCTGAGTTGGATTCAAAAATAA
- a CDS encoding DUF1593 domain-containing protein: MQYLLFLFLLLPYLSICQTVESNAPKSRVIVSTDIGGSDPDDYQSMVHFLVYSDRFDIEGLISSPPHEGRKKHIEEVLDAYAKDYPQLSQHGDFPTTEELRHVTKQGAVDSLTFAEPTELSEGAEWIIRKAKEDEQPLYVLVWGSITDVAQAVHADPAIKKNLRVYSIGSWNTRLDPNSRDYLYQNHPDLWWVENNTTFRGMYMGGIQEGAYENTAFVEKHVKGHGALGDLFWEKKKDIKMGDTPSVLYMLSGDPSDPTDESWGGTFIKTTHGTHYWADDPKPELVENERSGAKTVNRHRQAYLDDWAKRMDWTLKKQ; encoded by the coding sequence ATGCAGTATCTACTCTTTTTATTTCTCCTGCTTCCTTACTTATCAATTTGCCAAACTGTTGAAAGTAATGCTCCAAAATCCAGAGTGATCGTCTCCACCGATATCGGGGGTAGTGACCCTGATGACTATCAGTCTATGGTTCACTTTCTGGTCTATTCTGACCGTTTTGACATTGAAGGATTAATCAGTTCGCCACCTCATGAAGGAAGAAAAAAGCACATTGAAGAAGTATTGGATGCCTATGCCAAAGATTATCCCCAACTCAGTCAGCATGGTGATTTTCCTACGACTGAGGAGTTGAGGCATGTCACCAAACAAGGCGCAGTGGATTCCCTGACTTTTGCTGAGCCTACTGAACTCAGCGAAGGAGCGGAGTGGATTATCCGGAAAGCCAAAGAAGATGAGCAACCACTTTATGTACTGGTATGGGGCTCTATTACCGATGTAGCCCAGGCCGTCCATGCTGATCCAGCTATCAAAAAGAACCTCAGAGTGTATTCCATCGGCTCATGGAATACCCGCCTGGACCCCAACTCACGCGACTATCTCTATCAAAACCATCCCGACCTCTGGTGGGTAGAAAATAATACTACTTTCAGAGGCATGTACATGGGTGGAATACAGGAGGGGGCATATGAAAATACAGCTTTTGTGGAAAAACATGTGAAAGGACATGGTGCTTTGGGCGATTTGTTTTGGGAAAAGAAGAAGGACATCAAAATGGGCGATACTCCCTCGGTATTGTATATGCTTTCCGGAGATCCGTCAGATCCAACCGACGAAAGCTGGGGTGGAACCTTTATCAAAACAACGCATGGCACCCATTACTGGGCGGATGATCCCAAACCGGAACTGGTAGAAAATGAACGTTCCGGAGCCAAGACGGTCAACAGGCACAGGCAAGCTTATCTGGATGATTGGGCTAAACGTATGGATTGGACTTTGAAAAAGCAATAG
- a CDS encoding DUF2306 domain-containing protein has protein sequence MNSRYLIWFLFAFFAIGVGLYPLTYFLADVSSKGIITSKPQELQASLFWNLCFFAHVGLGGIALLSGWSQFFKSIRNKYLKLHRGLGTVYGLAVLLSGLSSLYIAYYTAGGIVAILGFEALGILWLFTTLKAYQAIKAKKLDAHENWMIRSYALTFAAVTLRLWLPFFMGIFHMPFVDAYRIIAWLCWVPNLMVAELIIRKQYAKKKHMMLAK, from the coding sequence ATGAATTCTCGCTATCTGATTTGGTTTTTATTTGCTTTTTTCGCTATTGGCGTAGGCTTATATCCGCTCACTTATTTTCTGGCTGATGTGAGCAGCAAAGGCATCATTACTTCCAAACCACAGGAATTGCAGGCAAGTCTTTTTTGGAACCTTTGCTTTTTTGCTCATGTAGGTTTGGGAGGAATTGCCCTTTTAAGTGGCTGGTCACAGTTTTTCAAAAGCATCAGAAACAAATATCTCAAACTGCACCGAGGTTTGGGAACAGTGTATGGGCTTGCTGTGCTGTTAAGCGGACTTTCCAGTCTGTACATTGCTTATTACACCGCAGGTGGCATAGTAGCCATACTAGGATTTGAGGCTCTGGGCATACTCTGGCTGTTTACTACCCTTAAAGCTTATCAGGCCATCAAAGCAAAAAAACTGGATGCGCATGAAAACTGGATGATTCGGAGCTATGCGCTGACTTTTGCAGCAGTAACGCTCCGACTGTGGTTGCCTTTTTTTATGGGAATATTCCATATGCCATTTGTTGATGCCTATCGGATTATTGCCTGGCTATGCTGGGTACCTAACCTGATGGTTGCGGAACTGATTATTCGTAAACAATATGCTAAGAAGAAGCATATGATGCTGGCAAAATAA